A stretch of Allostreptomyces psammosilenae DNA encodes these proteins:
- a CDS encoding GNAT family N-acetyltransferase translates to MEGTAGRPLRPLDRRLRRPLDRRLHHRARRGGGAGRAGRLPPPARGGRGGPRPAGLRIPDAPAGRPHPILLDQLHVRPGHLGGGIGGALLRRSFAWAAARHPGRDVYLEVLRENAPAIAFYTRQGGRRTAEGTWHHPAGFAVEELVYTWRAAEVRARAAMEVGSER, encoded by the coding sequence GTGGAGGGAACGGCTGGCCGACCTCTCCGCCCACTCGACCGCCGACTCCGCCGCCCACTCGACCGCCGGCTCCACCACCGAGCCCGGCGCGGCGGCGGAGCGGGGCGGGCCGGACGCCTCCCACCTCCTGCTCGCGGAGGGCGAGGAGGTCCCCGGCCCGCTGGGCTTCGCATACCTGATGCTCCGGCCGGACGGCCGCATCCTATCCTCCTCGACCAGCTCCACGTCAGGCCCGGGCACCTCGGCGGGGGCATCGGCGGCGCCCTGCTGCGCCGCTCCTTCGCGTGGGCGGCCGCCCGCCACCCGGGACGCGACGTCTACCTGGAGGTCCTCCGGGAGAACGCCCCGGCGATCGCGTTCTACACCCGCCAGGGCGGACGTCGCACCGCCGAGGGGACCTGGCACCATCCGGCGGGCTTCGCGGTCGAGGAGCTCGTCTACACGTGGCGCGCGGCCGAGGTGCGGGCACGCGCCGCCATGGAGGTCGGCTCCGAGCGCTGA
- a CDS encoding ADP-ribosylglycohydrolase family protein has protein sequence MTTNARPTDQSPSSPSPAPASTSAPSPAPFDRRAAARDSLIGLATGDAFGAQFFVPENLPALRERRLPPAPWPWTDDTEMACSVVERLHEAEEIDQDALAHSFAHHHDFDRGYGPATNRMLRLVREGGSWRELAGGLFDGQGSWGNGAAMRVAPLGAWFATAPAEAARQAARSAEVTHTHPEAVAGAVAVAVAAAWAAAHRGRPAGGADLLDAALDAVADLASAGAVREGVREARALLDQPDVELAAYRLGNGRRVSAADTVPFALWCAARHLDDYPAALWATASAGGDVDTTCAIVGGIVAARVGVAGVPARWRAAREPLPDWVSVRLDGA, from the coding sequence ATGACCACCAACGCCCGCCCCACCGACCAGTCCCCGTCCTCCCCCTCCCCCGCCCCCGCCTCCACCTCCGCCCCCTCACCCGCGCCCTTCGACCGGCGCGCCGCCGCCCGCGACTCCCTCATCGGACTGGCCACCGGCGACGCCTTCGGCGCGCAGTTCTTCGTGCCGGAGAACCTTCCCGCGCTGCGCGAGCGGCGGCTTCCGCCGGCTCCCTGGCCGTGGACCGACGACACCGAGATGGCCTGCTCGGTCGTCGAGCGGCTGCACGAGGCCGAGGAGATCGACCAGGACGCCCTGGCCCACTCCTTCGCGCACCACCACGACTTCGACCGGGGCTACGGCCCGGCCACCAACCGCATGCTGCGGCTGGTCCGCGAGGGCGGCTCCTGGCGGGAGCTGGCGGGCGGACTCTTCGACGGCCAGGGGTCCTGGGGGAACGGGGCGGCGATGCGGGTGGCCCCGCTGGGAGCCTGGTTCGCCACGGCCCCGGCCGAGGCGGCGCGGCAGGCCGCCCGGTCGGCCGAGGTCACCCACACCCACCCGGAGGCGGTGGCCGGAGCCGTCGCGGTGGCGGTGGCCGCCGCCTGGGCCGCCGCGCACCGGGGCCGTCCGGCCGGCGGCGCGGACCTGTTGGACGCCGCGCTGGACGCCGTGGCGGACCTGGCGTCCGCCGGCGCGGTGCGGGAGGGCGTGCGGGAGGCGCGCGCCCTGCTGGACCAGCCCGACGTGGAGTTGGCGGCGTACCGGCTGGGCAACGGCAGGCGGGTCAGCGCCGCGGACACCGTGCCGTTCGCGCTGTGGTGCGCGGCGCGGCACCTGGACGACTACCCGGCGGCGCTGTGGGCGACTGCCTCGGCCGGCGGGGACGTGGACACCACCTGCGCGATCGTGGGCGGGATCGTGGCCGCGCGGGTCGGGGTGGCGGGGGTCCCGGCACGGTGGCGGGCGGCCCGCGAACCGCTGCCCGACTGGGTGTCCGTCCGACTGGACGGCGCCTGA
- a CDS encoding transporter substrate-binding domain-containing protein → MATGIDAASTAGTAADPAGRRHAGRTARRRGTALAAVLLAALPTLGLAEAASRPSPAPPGTNPANTAPAADTTAADTTAPGTATAATTTDDESASCDAEVSLRPDPTADGPELRRIRERGHLIAGVDQNSYLFGYRQQPTPEDPTGRLVGFDIDIVRAIAEEILGDPDAVEYRPLYTSNRIDAVREGEVDVLVRTTTISCERLEEIAFSTPYLAVGNQLLVPRDAEVDSLDALPDDQRVCASRDSTAADLLARLRPDPAPVLANETLDCLVMLQRGQVAGVVSHNTLLAGQVAQDPQVRVVGEPLSDAWYGVGVRHDADALLRVVNHVLEERRVDGSWQASYDEWLAPYLPGAASAPPAPVWRD, encoded by the coding sequence GTGGCAACGGGGATCGACGCGGCGTCGACGGCGGGCACGGCCGCCGATCCCGCCGGGCGCCGGCACGCCGGGAGGACGGCGCGCCGGCGCGGCACCGCCCTGGCGGCCGTCCTGCTCGCCGCACTGCCCACCCTGGGGCTCGCCGAGGCGGCCTCCCGCCCCAGCCCCGCCCCGCCCGGCACGAACCCGGCCAACACCGCCCCGGCCGCCGACACCACCGCCGCCGACACCACCGCCCCCGGCACCGCCACCGCCGCGACCACCACCGACGACGAGTCGGCATCCTGCGACGCCGAGGTCAGCCTGCGCCCGGACCCCACCGCCGACGGCCCGGAGCTGCGGCGGATCCGCGAACGCGGCCACCTGATCGCCGGCGTCGACCAGAACAGCTACCTGTTCGGCTACCGCCAGCAGCCCACCCCCGAGGACCCCACCGGCAGGCTCGTCGGCTTCGACATCGACATCGTCCGCGCCATCGCCGAGGAGATCCTCGGCGACCCCGACGCGGTCGAGTACCGCCCCCTCTACACCAGCAACCGAATCGACGCCGTGCGCGAAGGCGAGGTGGACGTCCTCGTCCGCACCACCACCATCAGCTGCGAACGCCTGGAGGAGATCGCCTTCTCCACGCCCTACCTGGCCGTCGGCAACCAGCTCCTGGTGCCGCGCGACGCCGAGGTGGACTCGCTCGACGCGCTCCCCGACGACCAGCGGGTGTGCGCCTCCCGCGACTCCACCGCGGCCGACCTGCTCGCCCGGCTGCGCCCGGACCCCGCGCCGGTCCTCGCCAACGAGACCCTGGACTGCCTGGTCATGCTGCAGCGCGGCCAGGTGGCGGGGGTGGTCAGCCACAACACCCTGTTGGCCGGTCAGGTCGCCCAGGACCCGCAGGTGCGCGTCGTCGGAGAGCCACTGAGCGACGCGTGGTACGGGGTGGGCGTCCGCCACGACGCCGACGCCCTGCTGCGCGTGGTCAACCACGTGCTGGAGGAGCGCCGGGTGGACGGCTCCTGGCAGGCCAGCTACGACGAGTGGCTGGCACCCTATCTGCCCGGCGCGGCGAGCGCCCCGCCCGCGCCGGTCTGGCGCGACTGA
- a CDS encoding xylulokinase codes for MSEHHEERRDGAGGTGTGGDGGAGSDGTGGGTAGGDGGRGRGGPPALLGIDLGTSGLKALLLAEDGTVLGEESAGYAVHAPAPGQAETDPEHWWAATRDAVGRLRRRLPHVRVRGLCVDGQMHGLVLTDAHGTPTRPAICWPDQRAGKDLAAWAALPEAARARLANPLTPGMYGPLLAWATRADAAAVHAARWALLPKDWLRHRLTDRAATDPSDASATLLWDVPADDWHTEAVEAAGVDPGLLPPVAASGARAGELTRRAAEALGLAPGLPVAVGAGDTPAALLGTGLGPDGAQLTVGSGAQLVRRLPRLPEPGTPPAPPRTHLYRTADPHGWYEMAALQNAGIALDWARRLLGASWEELYATADPRRRPPGAEGVVFLPQLTGERTGPGGARGTWTGMGLSTTRDHLLQAALEGVAYALLDVARDLRGGCPPSLLVAGGGTRDPRMRRLLADVLGATLHRVDTASASAAGAALLAADAAGLPRPPLDAVTGRAAAPEEPSHWRERRAAGHARYRRYRRLLEEAEPAPAPH; via the coding sequence ATGAGCGAGCACCACGAGGAACGGCGGGACGGCGCGGGCGGCACCGGCACGGGCGGTGACGGCGGCGCGGGCAGTGACGGCACGGGCGGTGGCACCGCGGGCGGTGACGGCGGCCGGGGCCGCGGCGGCCCGCCTGCGCTGCTCGGCATCGACCTGGGCACCAGCGGCCTGAAGGCGCTGCTGCTGGCCGAGGACGGCACCGTGCTCGGCGAGGAGAGCGCCGGCTACGCCGTGCACGCCCCCGCCCCCGGCCAGGCCGAGACCGACCCGGAGCACTGGTGGGCCGCCACCCGGGACGCGGTGGGCCGGCTGCGCCGGCGGCTGCCGCACGTCCGGGTGCGCGGCCTCTGCGTGGACGGCCAGATGCACGGCCTCGTACTCACCGACGCGCACGGCACCCCCACCCGGCCGGCCATCTGCTGGCCCGACCAGCGCGCCGGCAAGGACCTCGCCGCCTGGGCCGCACTGCCCGAGGCGGCACGCGCACGGCTGGCCAACCCGCTCACCCCCGGCATGTACGGCCCGCTCCTGGCCTGGGCCACCCGGGCCGACGCGGCCGCCGTGCACGCCGCCCGCTGGGCGCTGCTCCCCAAGGACTGGCTGCGCCACCGGCTCACCGACCGGGCCGCCACCGACCCGTCGGACGCCTCCGCCACCCTGCTGTGGGACGTGCCCGCCGACGACTGGCACACCGAGGCGGTCGAGGCGGCCGGCGTGGACCCCGGCCTGCTGCCGCCGGTCGCCGCGTCCGGCGCCCGCGCGGGCGAACTGACCCGCCGGGCCGCCGAGGCCCTCGGGCTCGCGCCCGGCCTCCCCGTCGCCGTGGGAGCCGGTGACACGCCGGCCGCGCTGCTGGGCACCGGCCTCGGGCCCGACGGGGCCCAACTGACCGTCGGCAGCGGCGCCCAGCTCGTCCGCCGCCTCCCCCGACTCCCCGAACCGGGGACCCCGCCCGCACCGCCCCGCACCCACCTCTACCGCACCGCCGACCCGCACGGCTGGTACGAGATGGCCGCGCTGCAGAACGCCGGAATCGCCCTGGACTGGGCACGGCGCCTCCTCGGCGCCAGCTGGGAGGAGCTCTACGCCACGGCGGACCCGCGCCGCCGGCCGCCGGGCGCCGAGGGCGTCGTCTTCCTCCCCCAGCTGACCGGCGAACGCACCGGCCCCGGCGGCGCCCGCGGCACCTGGACCGGCATGGGGCTGTCCACCACCCGCGACCACCTGCTGCAGGCCGCGCTGGAGGGCGTCGCCTACGCCCTGCTCGACGTCGCCCGGGACCTGCGCGGCGGCTGCCCGCCGTCCCTGCTGGTGGCCGGCGGGGGGACCCGCGACCCCCGGATGCGCCGGCTGCTCGCCGACGTCCTCGGCGCCACCCTGCACCGCGTGGACACCGCGAGCGCCTCCGCCGCCGGCGCCGCCCTGCTGGCCGCCGACGCCGCCGGGCTCCCGCGCCCGCCGCTGGACGCCGTGACCGGCCGCGCCGCCGCGCCGGAGGAGCCGTCACACTGGCGGGAGCGGCGGGCCGCCGGCCACGCCCGCTACCGGCGGTACCGCCGGCTCCTGGAGGAGGCGGAGCCCGCCCCCGCACCGCACTGA
- a CDS encoding helix-turn-helix domain-containing protein, whose amino-acid sequence MTSAPELGDFLRARRARLRPRDVGLPDHGERRRVAGLRREEVAQLAGVSVDYYTRLEQGRATGASGAVLNAVARALGLNTEETRHLHQIAHPPLHRTSAAAGPIGSAARPTAGPASGPAAPADPARDTPVRPSLLALLASMEEVPALVLNHRRDVLAWNRAASALLTDFADLPPGERNLAWQSVLGDRMRRSMLNSADCVRGNAGYLRLAAGRHPDDARLTALIEELSRRSEEFRRRWAEHPVADKSSGVAKFDHPLVGRMDLTYETLRAVGDPEQVLVAYTAEPGSPSRDALRMLLSWTADGSPVRIP is encoded by the coding sequence ATGACCAGCGCGCCCGAACTCGGTGACTTCCTCCGCGCCCGCCGCGCCCGCCTGCGGCCACGCGACGTGGGCCTGCCCGACCACGGCGAGCGCCGCCGCGTCGCCGGACTGCGCCGCGAGGAGGTCGCCCAGCTCGCCGGGGTCAGCGTCGACTACTACACGCGGCTGGAGCAGGGGCGGGCCACCGGGGCCTCCGGCGCCGTGCTCAACGCCGTCGCCCGCGCCCTCGGCCTCAACACCGAGGAGACCCGCCACCTGCACCAGATCGCCCACCCCCCGCTCCACCGCACCTCCGCGGCGGCCGGGCCGATCGGGTCGGCCGCCCGCCCCACCGCCGGCCCCGCCTCCGGCCCGGCCGCGCCCGCCGACCCCGCGCGCGACACACCGGTGCGCCCCAGCCTGCTGGCGCTGCTGGCGTCCATGGAGGAGGTGCCCGCCCTGGTGCTCAACCACCGCCGCGACGTCCTGGCCTGGAACCGCGCCGCCAGCGCGCTGCTCACCGACTTCGCCGACCTCCCGCCCGGCGAACGCAACCTGGCGTGGCAGTCCGTCCTCGGCGACCGGATGCGGCGGTCCATGCTGAACTCGGCGGACTGCGTCCGCGGAAACGCGGGGTACCTGCGGCTGGCGGCCGGCCGCCACCCCGACGACGCCCGGCTCACCGCGCTCATCGAGGAGCTCTCCCGGCGCAGCGAGGAGTTCCGCCGCCGGTGGGCCGAGCACCCGGTGGCCGACAAGTCCTCCGGCGTCGCCAAGTTCGACCACCCGCTGGTCGGCCGCATGGACCTGACCTACGAGACGCTGCGCGCCGTCGGCGACCCGGAGCAGGTGCTGGTCGCCTACACCGCCGAACCCGGCAGCCCGTCCCGGGACGCCCTGCGGATGCTGCTGTCCTGGACGGCGGACGGCAGCCCCGTGAGGATCCCGTGA
- a CDS encoding SDR family NAD(P)-dependent oxidoreductase — protein sequence MTFTNNPGTPTRDLDGRVHLITGGTSGMGLATARILLARGAHVVITGRGDRRLEQAAAALEEVSDKGERLLTVRADTSRVADVDAMAERVRERHGRLDGVFANAGTALFKPGAAVTEEEFDHTFAVNTKGVFFTIQRTVPLLEAAGGGAVVINASTALHRGMAGATAYGASKAAAFQLARSFGAELAPLGIRVNSVSPGPVVTEMFLAVADDAAQDAYRAAIPLGRLGQAEEVAEAVAFLLSPAASFVTGQDLIVDGGMTGSTAG from the coding sequence ATGACCTTCACGAACAACCCCGGCACCCCGACCCGCGACCTCGACGGCCGGGTCCACCTGATCACCGGCGGCACCAGCGGCATGGGCCTGGCCACCGCCCGGATCCTGCTCGCCCGCGGCGCACACGTCGTCATCACCGGCCGCGGCGACCGGCGGCTGGAGCAGGCCGCGGCCGCCCTGGAGGAGGTGTCCGACAAGGGCGAGCGCCTGCTCACCGTGCGGGCGGACACCTCCCGCGTGGCCGACGTCGACGCGATGGCGGAACGCGTCCGGGAACGGCACGGCCGGCTCGACGGCGTGTTCGCCAACGCCGGCACGGCCCTGTTCAAGCCGGGCGCGGCGGTCACCGAGGAGGAGTTCGACCACACCTTCGCCGTCAACACCAAGGGCGTCTTCTTCACCATCCAGCGGACGGTGCCGCTGCTGGAGGCCGCCGGCGGTGGAGCCGTCGTCATCAACGCCTCCACCGCGCTGCACCGGGGAATGGCCGGCGCCACCGCCTACGGCGCCAGCAAGGCCGCCGCCTTCCAGCTCGCCCGCTCCTTCGGCGCCGAACTCGCCCCGCTCGGCATCCGGGTCAACTCGGTGAGCCCCGGCCCCGTCGTCACCGAGATGTTCCTCGCCGTGGCCGACGACGCTGCCCAGGACGCCTACCGGGCCGCGATCCCGCTGGGCAGGCTGGGGCAGGCCGAGGAGGTCGCCGAGGCGGTCGCCTTCCTGCTCTCCCCGGCGGCCTCCTTCGTGACCGGACAGGACCTGATCGTCGACGGCGGCATGACCGGCTCCACCGCCGGCTGA
- a CDS encoding cytochrome P450 family protein, with amino-acid sequence MELPGGVVAWSVTDYDLLKQLLTDPRVSKDPRQHWPAWINGEISPDWPLFTWVAVQNMFTAYGDDHKRLRGLVSKAFTARRTAALRPRVEQITTDLLDGLAATPAGEVVDLRERYAYPIPIQVICELFGVAESARADLRRVVDSLFHTSADPEEVATTYRDLYAILHDLVASKRAVPGDDMTSGLIAAREDDGSRLSEQELVDTLLLVISAGHETTVNLLDNAIHALLTHPEQLALVRSGQASWDDVIEETLRAEAPVANLPLRYAVEDIELDVRGTPVRIGKGDAILASYAAAGRDPRLHGESADRFDITRESRREHLAFGHGVHYCMGSPLARLEAQIALPALFDRFPDLALADPSAQLPPVESFISNGHRVLPVSLRAAVAG; translated from the coding sequence GTGGAGCTCCCCGGCGGCGTGGTGGCGTGGTCGGTAACCGACTACGACCTGCTCAAGCAGCTCCTCACCGACCCCCGGGTCTCCAAGGACCCCCGGCAGCACTGGCCGGCCTGGATCAACGGCGAGATCTCCCCGGACTGGCCGCTGTTCACCTGGGTCGCGGTGCAGAACATGTTCACCGCCTACGGGGACGACCACAAGCGGCTGCGCGGGCTGGTCTCCAAGGCGTTCACCGCGCGCCGCACCGCCGCCCTGCGCCCGCGCGTCGAGCAGATCACCACCGACCTGCTCGACGGCCTGGCCGCCACCCCGGCGGGCGAGGTGGTCGACCTGCGGGAACGTTACGCCTACCCGATCCCCATCCAGGTGATCTGCGAACTGTTCGGCGTGGCCGAGTCCGCCCGCGCCGACCTGCGCCGGGTGGTCGACAGCCTCTTCCACACCTCCGCCGACCCGGAGGAGGTCGCCACCACCTACCGGGACCTGTACGCCATCCTGCACGACCTCGTCGCCTCCAAGCGGGCGGTGCCGGGCGACGACATGACCAGCGGGCTGATCGCCGCCCGGGAGGACGACGGCTCCCGGCTGAGCGAGCAGGAACTGGTCGACACCCTGCTGCTGGTGATCTCCGCCGGCCACGAGACCACCGTCAACCTCCTCGACAACGCCATCCACGCGCTGCTCACCCACCCCGAGCAGCTGGCACTGGTCCGCTCCGGCCAGGCCTCCTGGGACGACGTCATCGAGGAGACGCTGCGGGCCGAGGCGCCGGTGGCGAACCTGCCGCTGCGCTACGCCGTGGAGGACATCGAGCTGGACGTGCGCGGCACGCCCGTCCGGATCGGCAAGGGCGACGCCATCCTGGCCTCCTACGCCGCCGCCGGCCGCGACCCCCGCCTGCACGGCGAGAGCGCCGACCGCTTCGACATCACCCGGGAGAGCCGCCGCGAGCACCTCGCCTTCGGGCACGGCGTGCACTACTGCATGGGCTCGCCGCTGGCCCGCCTGGAGGCGCAGATCGCGCTGCCGGCGCTGTTCGACCGCTTCCCGGACCTGGCCCTGGCCGACCCGTCGGCGCAGCTGCCGCCGGTGGAGTCGTTCATCTCCAACGGCCACCGCGTCCTGCCGGTCTCCCTGCGGGCGGCCGTGGCCGGCTGA
- a CDS encoding cytochrome P450 — protein sequence MTPTPDLDAQGAQAAPGATPPPGCPAHAGGGTTADGGAGAGASTGAGGSRRRGVPLYGPDFAENPSRIYAHLREYGPIAPVELAPGVDAMLVTGYQAALGVLRSPERFGKDARRWRALRDGEIPPDSPVIPMMMPRPNALFSDGDVHARLRGAVTDSLDRVDPHALRGYVERSADVLLDRIAPRGEVDLLADYCKVLPRLVFNELFGSPESFGDRLVDAMAGIFDGVDAEKANAVLAETLAELVATKRRSPGADVTSWLVTHPARLTDEEMIHQLVTLLGAGVEPMTNLISNAVRLLLSDDRFAGDLRGGSLPVEDALDEVLWTDPPMANYGVHYPLRDVDHFGIRLREGEPVVVSFAAANTDPALAPSGQRPGNRAHLAWSAGPHTCPAQSPARLIASVAIEKLLDRIPDLDLAVPAHELRWRPGPFHRALAALPARFAPVQLDETPGEQPWNVSPAPSSSTPPVETSTAKAPASEPPAPRRRWSSPAAWWRGR from the coding sequence GTGACCCCCACCCCCGACCTCGACGCCCAGGGCGCCCAGGCCGCCCCGGGCGCCACGCCGCCGCCGGGCTGCCCCGCCCACGCCGGAGGCGGCACCACCGCCGACGGCGGCGCCGGTGCCGGTGCCTCCACCGGTGCCGGCGGATCCCGCCGCCGCGGCGTCCCGCTGTACGGCCCGGACTTCGCCGAGAACCCCTCGCGGATCTACGCGCACCTGCGCGAGTACGGGCCGATCGCACCGGTCGAGCTGGCCCCCGGCGTCGACGCCATGCTCGTCACCGGCTACCAGGCCGCGCTCGGCGTGCTGCGCAGCCCGGAGCGGTTCGGCAAGGACGCCCGCCGCTGGCGGGCCCTGAGGGACGGGGAGATCCCCCCGGACAGCCCGGTCATCCCGATGATGATGCCCCGGCCTAACGCCCTGTTCTCCGACGGCGACGTGCACGCCCGGCTGCGCGGGGCGGTCACCGACAGCCTCGACCGGGTGGACCCGCACGCCCTGCGCGGCTACGTCGAGCGCAGCGCGGACGTCCTCCTCGACCGGATCGCCCCCCGGGGCGAGGTGGACCTGCTCGCCGACTACTGCAAGGTGCTGCCGCGGCTGGTGTTCAACGAGCTGTTCGGCTCCCCGGAGAGCTTCGGCGACCGCCTGGTCGACGCCATGGCCGGCATCTTCGACGGCGTGGACGCGGAGAAGGCCAACGCGGTGCTCGCGGAGACCCTGGCCGAGCTGGTCGCCACCAAGCGCCGCTCCCCCGGCGCGGACGTCACCTCCTGGCTGGTCACCCACCCGGCCCGGCTGACCGACGAGGAGATGATCCACCAGCTCGTCACCCTGCTCGGCGCCGGCGTCGAGCCGATGACCAACCTCATCTCCAACGCCGTGCGGCTGCTGCTCTCCGACGACCGCTTCGCCGGCGACCTGCGCGGCGGGAGCCTCCCGGTGGAGGACGCGCTGGACGAGGTGCTGTGGACCGACCCGCCGATGGCGAACTACGGCGTCCACTACCCGCTGCGCGACGTCGACCACTTCGGCATCCGGCTGCGCGAGGGCGAGCCCGTGGTGGTGAGCTTCGCCGCCGCCAACACCGACCCGGCCCTCGCCCCCTCCGGCCAGCGCCCCGGCAACCGCGCCCACCTGGCGTGGAGCGCCGGCCCGCACACCTGCCCGGCGCAGAGCCCGGCCCGGCTGATCGCCTCGGTCGCGATCGAGAAGCTCCTCGACCGAATCCCGGACCTGGACCTGGCCGTCCCCGCCCACGAACTGCGTTGGCGGCCCGGCCCGTTCCACCGGGCGCTGGCAGCACTGCCCGCCCGCTTCGCCCCCGTGCAGCTCGACGAGACACCTGGAGAACAGCCATGGAACGTCAGTCCTGCCCCATCGTCATCGACCCCACCGGTCGAGACATCCACGGCGAAGGCGCCCGCCTCCGAGCCGCCGGCCCCGCGACGCAGGTGGAGCTCCCCGGCGGCGTGGTGGCGTGGTCGGTAA
- a CDS encoding GTP-binding protein: protein MDSALVSSSVYLPDTVQTAVKILIVGHFAVGKTTFVGTLSEIPPLRTEETMTQAGALVDDLAGVDGKDTTTVAMDFGRLTLSEQLVLYLFGAPGQKRFQQLWRDMAYGALGALVLADTRRLEQSFPVMDMLEERALPYAVAVNHFDGAPVYGEAQLREALDLLEDTPLVTCDARDPTSATQALITLVEYLHARTAQEHA, encoded by the coding sequence ATGGACTCCGCGCTCGTCTCTAGCAGCGTGTACCTGCCCGACACCGTCCAGACGGCGGTGAAGATCCTGATCGTGGGCCACTTCGCCGTCGGCAAGACGACCTTCGTCGGCACCCTCTCCGAGATCCCGCCGCTGCGCACCGAGGAGACGATGACCCAGGCCGGCGCGCTCGTCGACGACCTGGCCGGGGTGGACGGCAAGGACACCACCACGGTGGCGATGGACTTCGGCCGGCTCACCCTCAGCGAGCAGCTGGTGCTGTACCTGTTCGGCGCGCCCGGGCAGAAGCGGTTCCAGCAGCTGTGGCGCGACATGGCCTACGGGGCCCTCGGCGCGCTGGTCCTCGCCGACACCAGGCGACTGGAGCAGTCGTTCCCGGTGATGGACATGCTGGAGGAACGCGCCCTGCCGTACGCCGTGGCGGTCAACCACTTCGACGGGGCGCCGGTCTACGGCGAGGCCCAGCTGCGCGAGGCCCTGGACCTGCTGGAGGACACCCCGCTGGTCACCTGCGACGCCCGCGACCCCACGTCGGCCACCCAGGCGCTGATCACCCTCGTCGAGTACCTCCACGCACGTACCGCCCAGGAGCACGCGTGA
- a CDS encoding DUF742 domain-containing protein, whose product MTPPRREKGLVRPYVVTEGRAFPSRNTLDLVTLVIATHDLPLGGLSPEKRRVMELCRGGSLSVAEIAAHLGLATSVTKVLLADLVDSGHVVTRAPIPPAERPDAQLLREVLDGLRARL is encoded by the coding sequence ATGACCCCGCCCAGGCGCGAGAAGGGGCTGGTCCGGCCCTACGTCGTCACCGAGGGACGGGCCTTCCCCAGCCGCAACACCCTCGACCTGGTCACGCTGGTGATCGCCACCCACGACCTGCCGCTCGGCGGCCTCAGCCCGGAGAAGCGCCGCGTCATGGAGCTGTGCCGGGGCGGCTCGCTGTCGGTCGCCGAGATCGCCGCCCACCTCGGGCTGGCCACCAGCGTCACCAAGGTCCTGCTCGCCGACCTCGTGGACAGCGGCCACGTCGTCACCCGCGCCCCCATTCCCCCGGCCGAACGGCCCGACGCCCAGCTCCTGAGGGAGGTGCTCGATGGACTCCGCGCTCGTCTCTAG
- a CDS encoding roadblock/LC7 domain-containing protein codes for MNDKLSWMLDDVLEVPEARHAILLSADGMLRAHSKGISRDEADKQAAALSGLQSLSRATAGFCTETPNTAWRQTLVEFDDGYVFVIAAGPGAYLAVSSTEKVDMEAVTYRMHKLVDRLGKELTTPPRQGAGSAA; via the coding sequence ATGAACGACAAGCTGAGCTGGATGCTCGACGACGTCCTGGAGGTGCCGGAGGCCCGCCACGCCATCCTGCTCTCCGCCGACGGCATGCTGCGCGCCCACTCCAAGGGCATCAGCCGCGACGAGGCCGACAAGCAGGCCGCGGCGCTCTCCGGCCTGCAGTCGCTCAGCCGCGCCACCGCCGGCTTCTGCACGGAGACGCCGAACACGGCGTGGCGGCAGACCCTGGTCGAGTTCGACGACGGCTACGTCTTCGTCATAGCCGCCGGCCCGGGCGCCTACCTGGCCGTCTCCAGCACCGAGAAGGTCGACATGGAGGCCGTCACCTACCGGATGCACAAGCTGGTCGACCGCCTCGGCAAAGAGCTGACCACTCCGCCGCGGCAGGGCGCCGGCAGCGCGGCATGA